One segment of Thermodesulfovibrio sp. 3907-1M DNA contains the following:
- a CDS encoding HDOD domain-containing protein yields MNSTGYDIRIDIQKLKKLPTLSYTAEKILNLTSRQLTHLDELVSIIERDPPIMSKVLGVANIVYLGMYKPITTVKDALLKIGFKALKNIALSISIFSLFKSSPEKEKSYKELFKHSIATGIVSQVISEKFLNEPSEDNFTAGVLHDIGLFALHYAFYEQFQKIEEAFRQVDSLKEAEEKIIGTTHSEIGKWIAEFWGLPEIVLEVILYHHDFPQKSLKYAKTVAIVQLSNFIAEQLGYYPFQVKKESEFYKERVYKILNLPEPEELILELKEIVKDVENL; encoded by the coding sequence ATGAACTCGACAGGTTATGACATAAGAATTGATATTCAGAAACTTAAAAAACTTCCTACGCTTTCCTATACTGCAGAAAAAATACTTAATTTAACATCAAGACAACTAACGCATCTTGATGAACTTGTCAGCATTATTGAAAGAGACCCACCAATTATGTCAAAGGTTTTAGGTGTTGCCAATATAGTTTATCTTGGAATGTATAAACCTATTACAACTGTTAAAGACGCTCTTCTTAAAATAGGATTTAAAGCTTTGAAAAATATTGCTTTAAGTATATCCATATTCAGCCTTTTTAAGTCATCTCCTGAAAAAGAAAAAAGTTATAAAGAGCTTTTTAAGCATTCTATTGCTACAGGCATAGTATCTCAGGTTATTTCAGAAAAATTTTTGAATGAGCCTTCAGAAGATAATTTCACAGCCGGTGTTCTTCATGATATTGGACTCTTTGCTCTTCATTATGCTTTTTATGAACAGTTTCAGAAAATAGAGGAAGCTTTCAGACAAGTAGATTCTCTTAAAGAAGCAGAAGAAAAAATTATTGGAACAACTCATTCAGAAATAGGAAAGTGGATTGCTGAGTTTTGGGGACTGCCAGAGATAGTCCTGGAGGTGATTCTCTATCATCACGACTTTCCTCAGAAATCATTAAAATATGCAAAAACCGTTGCTATTGTTCAACTCTCCAATTTTATTGCTGAACAGCTTGGTTACTACCCATTTCAAGTTAAGAAGGAGTCTGAATTCTACAAGGAAAGGGTTTATAAAATTTTAAACCTTCCAGAACCAGAGGAGTTAATTCTTGAATTAAAAGAAATTGTCAAGGATGTGGAAAACTTATGA
- a CDS encoding SemiSWEET transporter, with protein sequence MEFSINLNNIIGIVAGIITTGALVPQALKIYKTKSARDVSLTMFIFLAIGITLWFFYGVLIKELPVILANFVSLILIFSIIFMKIRYG encoded by the coding sequence ATGGAGTTTTCAATCAATTTAAATAACATTATTGGAATTGTAGCAGGAATAATAACAACAGGTGCTCTTGTTCCGCAGGCATTGAAAATTTATAAAACAAAATCCGCCAGAGATGTCTCCCTTACGATGTTTATTTTTTTGGCAATAGGAATCACTCTCTGGTTTTTCTATGGAGTTTTGATTAAAGAATTACCTGTAATTTTAGCAAACTTTGTTTCTTTAATTTTAATTTTTTCAATTATTTTTATGAAAATCCGCTATGGTTAA
- the aroF gene encoding 3-deoxy-7-phosphoheptulonate synthase — MVIVMKPEATEEQLKEVISKIEELGYKPHVIYGTTRNVIGAVGDERGKFILQSLESLDGVEAVIPILKPYKLASKEVKKEKTVIKVGDVSIGGKEVVIIAGPCAVENEAQIINTAKTVKLMGAHILRGGAYKPRTSPYSFQGLGKEGLELLKKAGEIARMPVVTEVVNPEHVDLVCEYADILQIGTRNAQNFELLKRVGQVQKPVILKRGMSMTIKEWLMSAEYILSEGNRNVILCERGIRTFETATRNTLDLSAIAVLKEETHLPVIVDPSHATGYAKYVPSMAYAAVAAGADGLMIEVHPQPEKAFSDGPQSLNFSSFGRLVENLKLFTSVVEKI, encoded by the coding sequence ATGGTAATCGTAATGAAACCAGAAGCCACAGAGGAACAGCTTAAAGAGGTAATATCCAAAATTGAAGAACTTGGCTACAAACCCCATGTGATCTACGGCACCACAAGAAATGTAATTGGAGCTGTTGGAGATGAAAGGGGCAAATTTATACTTCAGAGCCTTGAGAGTCTTGATGGAGTAGAGGCTGTTATACCGATTCTTAAACCCTACAAGCTTGCCTCAAAGGAAGTAAAAAAGGAAAAAACTGTTATCAAAGTGGGAGATGTGTCAATTGGAGGCAAAGAAGTTGTTATAATCGCTGGTCCCTGTGCTGTTGAAAATGAAGCGCAGATTATTAACACTGCAAAGACTGTAAAATTAATGGGTGCTCATATTTTAAGAGGAGGTGCTTACAAGCCAAGAACCTCTCCATATTCCTTTCAGGGACTCGGCAAGGAAGGGCTTGAATTACTCAAAAAAGCAGGAGAGATCGCCAGAATGCCTGTGGTAACAGAAGTTGTTAATCCTGAACATGTTGACCTTGTCTGCGAATATGCAGACATTCTCCAGATTGGAACGAGAAATGCTCAGAATTTTGAACTTTTAAAAAGAGTGGGACAGGTTCAGAAACCCGTAATACTTAAAAGAGGAATGTCAATGACCATCAAAGAATGGCTTATGAGTGCTGAATATATTCTGAGCGAAGGTAACAGAAATGTTATTTTATGCGAGCGAGGAATCAGAACCTTTGAAACTGCCACAAGAAACACTCTTGATCTTTCAGCTATAGCAGTGCTTAAAGAAGAGACGCATCTTCCTGTAATAGTTGATCCAAGCCATGCAACAGGTTATGCAAAATATGTTCCTTCAATGGCTTATGCTGCTGTTGCTGCAGGAGCAGATGGATTGATGATTGAGGTTCATCCACAGCCTGAAAAAGCCTTTTCTGACGGACCACAATCTTTGAATTTCAGCTCTTTTGGCAGATTAGTTGAAAATCTGAAGCTTTTTACATCGGTTGTAGAAAAGATTTAA
- the pgeF gene encoding peptidoglycan editing factor PgeF: MYNKTMLIYPEIFKGLQIEAFFTKRIEKFEDFKDSLPFKLYLPIQRHTDSIAILNSYAEPSIADAVITDQKNLFIGVKTADCLAALIFDPEKKVIGTVHAGWRGTAKGILKKTIFKMKEICGCEPKNLLIAFGPYIKGCCYEVGQEVIEELRKEIPEKEYILRVNGKKHVDIGIANLLQAISAGVKKENIWISEDCTYCKNNEYASYRFHGKKAARQYGVIGML, encoded by the coding sequence ATGTATAATAAAACAATGCTCATTTATCCAGAAATATTTAAAGGACTACAGATTGAAGCATTTTTTACAAAAAGGATAGAAAAATTTGAAGATTTTAAAGATTCGCTTCCATTTAAGCTTTATCTTCCTATTCAAAGACATACAGATTCTATAGCAATTTTGAATTCTTACGCTGAGCCATCCATAGCAGACGCAGTGATTACAGATCAAAAAAATCTTTTTATAGGCGTAAAAACAGCAGATTGTCTGGCAGCGCTAATATTTGATCCAGAAAAAAAAGTAATTGGAACAGTTCATGCTGGATGGCGTGGAACAGCAAAGGGAATTTTAAAAAAAACAATCTTCAAAATGAAGGAAATTTGCGGATGTGAGCCAAAAAATCTATTGATTGCTTTTGGACCATACATTAAAGGATGTTGTTATGAGGTAGGGCAGGAAGTCATTGAAGAATTAAGAAAAGAAATTCCTGAAAAAGAATATATTTTAAGAGTAAATGGCAAAAAACATGTTGATATCGGAATAGCAAACCTTCTTCAGGCTATTTCAGCAGGAGTAAAAAAAGAAAACATCTGGATTTCAGAGGACTGCACATATTGTAAAAACAATGAATATGCTTCGTACAGATTTCATGGTAAAAAGGCAGCAAGACAATACGGAGTCATAGGAATGTTATAA
- a CDS encoding HD-GYP domain-containing protein, with translation MGYATKIKKINEKQLIKIPVEELKINRALPFDVYIRDSGIDKKIFNKATILSNSFLEVLKEKGISHVYVEESDLDTYKSRALPESVLDSPVAFKNYSFFKENFYQIDRNLLIPGVEVEFSIYQLKDFNFKKIVEASPEKPSMIYGDTIPEEGDILIEKKDLPLFREYLEFLSKRVEEKELIIKESAKVLINELLNEPRSGEKIKKAGEVVANIIETILDEPDSIYSLLSLKGYDYYTYTHSVNVGVLSTGLGIQIGLDRDALFKLGMGAILHDLGKSQIPHEILNKQGKLNDTEYNIIKQHVLFGYELLENQKEFPKESLTAVLQHHEKLSGRGYPFGLKEEEIKLFGRITAIADCYDALTTRRPYKPPLTPYFALSIIVKEKGDYNPELLKTFIKMLGKIK, from the coding sequence ATGGGCTATGCAACAAAAATAAAAAAGATCAACGAAAAACAGCTAATTAAAATCCCTGTTGAGGAATTAAAAATCAACAGAGCTTTACCATTTGATGTCTACATCCGTGACTCAGGAATAGATAAAAAAATTTTCAACAAAGCAACGATTCTTTCAAACAGTTTTCTTGAAGTATTAAAAGAAAAAGGAATAAGTCATGTTTATGTTGAAGAGTCTGATCTGGATACTTATAAATCAAGAGCATTGCCAGAATCAGTTTTAGACTCCCCTGTAGCTTTTAAAAATTATTCTTTTTTTAAAGAAAATTTCTATCAAATTGACAGAAATCTTTTAATCCCGGGTGTTGAAGTTGAGTTTTCTATTTATCAATTAAAAGATTTTAACTTCAAAAAAATCGTTGAAGCATCACCGGAAAAGCCATCCATGATTTATGGGGATACAATTCCTGAGGAAGGAGATATTTTAATTGAAAAAAAGGATTTGCCTTTATTTAGAGAATACCTTGAATTTCTGAGTAAAAGAGTTGAAGAAAAAGAGCTGATAATTAAAGAATCCGCCAAAGTATTAATAAATGAGCTTTTAAATGAACCAAGAAGCGGAGAAAAGATAAAAAAGGCAGGCGAAGTTGTCGCTAATATTATAGAAACAATTCTTGATGAGCCTGATTCAATTTATAGTCTTTTAAGTTTAAAGGGTTATGATTACTATACCTACACTCACTCAGTTAATGTGGGAGTTTTATCTACTGGGCTGGGGATACAGATAGGACTTGACAGGGATGCTTTGTTTAAACTTGGAATGGGTGCAATTTTACATGATTTAGGAAAAAGTCAGATTCCTCATGAAATACTTAATAAACAGGGAAAACTTAATGATACAGAATACAATATTATAAAACAGCATGTTTTGTTCGGTTATGAACTTCTTGAAAATCAGAAAGAGTTTCCTAAGGAATCTCTCACAGCAGTGCTTCAGCATCATGAAAAGCTTTCTGGAAGAGGATATCCTTTTGGTTTGAAGGAAGAAGAAATAAAGCTTTTTGGAAGAATTACAGCAATTGCAGACTGTTATGATGCTTTAACAACCCGAAGACCATACAAGCCTCCGCTAACTCCCTATTTTGCTCTTTCCATAATTGTTAAAGAAAAAGGAGATTATAACCCTGAGCTTTTAAAAACTTTTATAAAGATGCTTGGAAAGATAAAATGA
- a CDS encoding replication-associated recombination protein A, whose protein sequence is MTDLFDKLSEPLKKEPLAYRMTPRNLDEYVGQSHIISKGKLLRRAIDSDRITSLILYGPPGTGKTALARIIANKTKAHFEWLNATTLNIEEIRKQIFAAKQRLSKGEKTILFIDEIHRLNRVSQDALLPDIEEGNIILIGATTENPFFYLNSALVSRSHVFELKPLTEEEIITILKRALIDKERGFGDLKIEITDEAMSHIAKSSDGDARKALSAIEIAVLTTEPDEDGVIRIDIRIAEESIQKKHIVYDRAGDQHYDTASAFIKSMRGSDPDATVYWLAKMIYAGEDPRFIARRIVIAASEDVGNADPMALVVATSAAQAVEFVGMPEARIILAQAAIYVALAPKSNACYMAIEEALKDIERGHTLQVPEHLKDTHYKGAKRLGHGKGYKYPHDYGGYVQQHYLPEKKKYYKP, encoded by the coding sequence ATGACTGATTTATTTGATAAACTCTCAGAGCCCTTAAAAAAAGAGCCTCTTGCTTACAGAATGACTCCGAGAAATCTTGATGAGTATGTGGGACAGAGTCATATTATTTCTAAGGGAAAGCTTCTCAGGAGAGCAATTGATTCAGACAGAATAACCTCGCTTATTTTATATGGACCTCCAGGAACAGGCAAAACAGCTCTTGCAAGAATTATTGCAAATAAGACAAAGGCTCATTTTGAGTGGCTTAATGCAACAACCCTGAATATTGAAGAGATAAGAAAGCAGATTTTTGCAGCAAAACAAAGGCTCAGTAAAGGGGAAAAGACAATTCTTTTTATAGATGAAATTCACAGACTTAATAGAGTTTCTCAGGATGCCCTGCTTCCAGATATTGAAGAAGGAAACATAATCCTTATTGGAGCAACAACGGAGAATCCATTTTTTTATCTTAACTCTGCTTTAGTTTCCCGAAGCCATGTATTTGAACTAAAGCCTTTAACTGAAGAAGAGATTATAACTATTCTTAAAAGAGCTTTGATTGATAAAGAGCGTGGATTTGGAGATTTAAAAATTGAGATTACTGATGAAGCAATGTCTCATATTGCAAAGTCTTCAGATGGAGATGCAAGAAAGGCACTTTCTGCCATTGAAATTGCTGTATTAACCACAGAACCTGATGAAGATGGTGTTATAAGAATTGATATCAGAATTGCCGAAGAAAGTATTCAGAAAAAGCACATTGTCTATGACAGGGCAGGAGATCAACACTACGATACAGCCTCAGCTTTTATTAAAAGTATGCGAGGAAGTGATCCTGATGCAACAGTTTACTGGCTTGCAAAGATGATTTATGCAGGAGAGGATCCCCGTTTTATTGCTCGCAGAATAGTGATTGCAGCAAGTGAGGATGTGGGAAATGCTGATCCAATGGCTCTGGTTGTTGCCACATCAGCAGCTCAGGCAGTTGAATTTGTAGGAATGCCAGAGGCGAGAATAATTCTTGCTCAGGCTGCCATTTATGTTGCCCTTGCGCCAAAAAGTAATGCCTGTTACATGGCAATAGAAGAAGCCTTAAAAGATATTGAGAGAGGGCACACCCTTCAAGTTCCAGAGCATCTGAAAGATACTCACTACAAGGGAGCTAAAAGGCTTGGTCATGGAAAGGGTTATAAATATCCCCATGATTATGGTGGCTATGTGCAGCAGCACTATCTTCCTGAGAAGAAAAAGTATTATAAGCCTTAG
- a CDS encoding radical SAM protein — MIFLRLTGCNLRCTYCDTKYAYYEGEERSIDEVLKKIHSFPFKYVEITGGEPLLQEEVYELMNELVKTHIVLLETNGSVSLEKVNPQVKIIMDIKTPGSGMSERNFLENLNFLKKTDEVKFVLTDRQDYEWAKNFIKTHRIKAKEILFSPACGILNPKELAEWIINDGLSVRLNLQIHKYIFGDKRGF, encoded by the coding sequence ATGATTTTTTTAAGACTTACAGGATGTAACCTTAGATGCACCTACTGTGATACAAAATATGCCTATTATGAAGGTGAGGAGCGTTCAATTGATGAAGTTTTAAAAAAAATTCATTCCTTCCCATTTAAATATGTTGAGATTACAGGAGGAGAGCCCCTTTTGCAGGAGGAAGTTTACGAACTTATGAATGAGCTTGTAAAAACTCATATTGTGCTTCTTGAGACAAATGGCTCTGTATCTCTGGAAAAAGTTAATCCTCAGGTAAAAATAATCATGGACATAAAAACTCCTGGAAGTGGAATGAGTGAGAGAAACTTTCTTGAAAATTTGAATTTTTTAAAAAAAACTGATGAAGTTAAATTTGTTTTAACTGACAGACAAGACTATGAATGGGCAAAGAATTTTATAAAAACCCATAGAATAAAAGCTAAAGAGATTCTTTTTTCTCCTGCCTGTGGAATTCTAAATCCTAAAGAGCTTGCTGAGTGGATAATTAATGACGGGCTTTCAGTAAGGCTGAATCTTCAAATTCATAAATATATTTTTGGTGACAAAAGAGGATTCTAA
- a CDS encoding metal-dependent hydrolase, with translation MDPVTHTLSGFVVGKTITKNKTIFAIILVASILPDIDIILRFHSRELFLMYHRGITHGIGALFLFPLLPGIIFRKKLGFLKAYASAFIAYAVHLFLDLTNQYGTKILSPFDWNSYSLSLTFIVDPYVLLPLLTVVVLSIKFKKHAKFLYIFSIVFIALYIATKAYLKAEARAFLKQNIEAHQYRVYPLPNDFLRWWFVTRHSDEYITGFVDLFTKRVCVDEKYRIKNDPAIIKSKEAEAVKALLSFAKHPIAQLRHEGDVTVVIWKELSYGFLPNDRFTAKVWLKETPQGYKIINATLKI, from the coding sequence ATGGATCCCGTTACCCATACCCTTTCTGGATTTGTAGTTGGTAAGACAATAACTAAAAACAAAACCATTTTTGCAATTATTCTTGTTGCATCCATCCTGCCTGATATTGACATTATTTTAAGGTTTCACAGTAGAGAGCTTTTTCTTATGTATCACAGAGGAATTACTCATGGAATTGGAGCATTGTTTTTGTTTCCTCTTTTACCAGGGATAATTTTTCGCAAAAAATTAGGTTTCTTAAAAGCCTATGCCTCTGCATTCATAGCCTATGCAGTTCATCTTTTTCTTGACCTTACAAATCAATACGGAACAAAGATTCTTTCTCCCTTTGACTGGAACTCATACAGTCTTTCTTTAACATTTATAGTTGACCCTTATGTTTTACTGCCTCTTTTGACAGTGGTGGTTCTGTCAATAAAGTTTAAGAAGCATGCAAAATTTTTATATATTTTTTCAATTGTTTTTATTGCTTTATACATTGCAACAAAGGCATATCTTAAAGCAGAGGCAAGAGCTTTTCTTAAACAAAACATTGAAGCACATCAATACAGGGTTTATCCTCTCCCCAATGATTTTTTAAGATGGTGGTTTGTGACAAGGCATTCAGATGAATACATAACTGGATTTGTTGACCTTTTTACAAAGCGAGTTTGTGTTGATGAAAAATACAGAATTAAAAATGACCCTGCCATTATAAAATCAAAAGAAGCTGAAGCAGTAAAAGCTTTGCTTTCCTTTGCAAAACATCCTATAGCTCAACTGAGACATGAAGGCGATGTAACTGTGGTGATCTGGAAAGAGCTTTCCTATGGATTTTTACCTAATGATAGATTTACTGCAAAAGTATGGCTAAAGGAAACCCCGCAGGGTTATAAAATAATAAATGCTACTTTAAAGATATGA
- the atpB gene encoding F0F1 ATP synthase subunit A: MEAPTFLGMLLPSIPPYVSYSWLAIIFLIIVSLIVRGKLSLIPSGIQNVMEVILEFLSSQARDAVGSKYAKTFIPLLGTLFLYILTCNLFGLIPGFESPTGNLNTNASMAVPVFLIYQFYGFKVHGIRYLEHFLGPIRSIYAIPFMAFMFIVEWISHLARPITLSVRLFGNMMSKHLLLMVLGVLTPLLVPTLVLILGTAVSFIQAYIFMILTAAYIGGAVEEHH, from the coding sequence GTGGAAGCACCAACCTTTTTAGGAATGTTGTTACCCTCAATCCCACCGTATGTTAGTTATTCCTGGTTAGCAATTATATTTCTTATCATTGTTTCTTTAATTGTCAGAGGAAAGTTATCTTTAATTCCCTCGGGAATTCAGAATGTTATGGAAGTTATTCTGGAATTTTTATCAAGTCAGGCACGAGATGCAGTTGGGAGTAAGTATGCGAAAACTTTTATTCCCCTTCTTGGAACTTTATTTCTTTACATTCTTACCTGCAACCTATTTGGACTTATTCCAGGTTTTGAATCTCCTACAGGAAACCTCAATACAAATGCCTCAATGGCTGTTCCAGTATTTTTAATCTACCAGTTTTATGGTTTTAAAGTTCATGGAATAAGATATCTTGAGCATTTTTTAGGTCCTATAAGAAGCATTTATGCAATTCCTTTTATGGCTTTTATGTTTATTGTAGAATGGATCAGCCATCTCGCAAGACCTATTACACTTTCTGTCCGACTTTTCGGTAACATGATGAGTAAACATCTCTTATTAATGGTTCTTGGAGTTTTAACACCTTTGCTTGTTCCTACTCTTGTTTTAATTTTAGGAACTGCAGTTAGCTTTATTCAGGCATATATATTTATGATACTTACAGCAGCCTATATTGGCGGTGCTGTAGAAGAGCATCATTAA
- a CDS encoding F0F1 ATP synthase subunit C, translating into MKKVLVALVLFSLILFAGTVFAAEATADAAKLNYYGFASLGALVGIGLAAAGGGIGMGHGLRGIMEGSARNPGVAGKLLTTFIIGLALIETLVIYTLVIVLITYYANPFVK; encoded by the coding sequence ATGAAAAAAGTTTTGGTAGCATTAGTACTTTTTAGCTTAATTCTTTTTGCAGGGACGGTATTTGCTGCAGAAGCTACTGCAGATGCTGCTAAGTTAAATTACTATGGTTTTGCCAGCCTTGGAGCATTGGTTGGAATTGGTCTTGCAGCAGCTGGTGGAGGAATTGGAATGGGTCATGGATTGAGAGGAATAATGGAAGGCTCTGCGAGAAATCCTGGAGTGGCAGGTAAACTTCTTACCACTTTCATCATTGGATTGGCATTGATTGAAACTCTCGTTATTTACACACTTGTCATAGTTCTTATAACTTACTATGCAAATCCTTTTGTAAAGTAA